The genomic interval CAAAAGCTAGTTCAATATCTGACTTAAAAAAGAAATTGAAAAATAATCAAGAGATTGTATATATCACTTTAAATTATGAATATGAGAAATCTTTAATAAAGTTAGCTTATGTAAAAAAGACTTTAACTATCCCTAGTTATTTAGATATCTTAGCTAAGAATAAAAATATTAATTTCTCACAAGTTTTACAAAATGCTTTAAAGAAAGAATTAGGAATTGAAAAATAAGAGAAGTAAAATACTTCTCTTTTTTCTTTATAATTCAAAGAAAAAAAAATTTAAAAAAATAGTTGACAAAAATAATTTTATATAGTATATTGTTTTTATAAAAATTAGCACTCTTTTTAAGTGAGTGCTAATAGAAAGAATTAAGAGGTGAGATTATGAGAATTTCTGAAAGAGAAAAACTTGTACTCAACGCTATTGTAGATTATTATCTTACAGTTGGGGACACAATAGGTTCCAGAACATTGGTAAAAAAATATGGAATAGAACTCTCATCTGCTACTATTCGTAATGTTATGGCTGATTTAGAGGATATGGGGTTTATTGAAAAAACTCACACTTCCTCAGGACGTATTCCAACAGACATGGGATATAAGTATTACCTAACTGAGCTCCTTAAAGTAGAAAAGATTACACAGGAAGAAATTGAAAATATTAATAATGTGTATAATCGTAGAGTTGATGAATTAGAAAATATATTAAAACAAACTTCTACTCTACTTTCAAAGTTGACAAATTATGCAGGTATAGCTGTTGAACCTAAACCTGATAATACAAAAGTTGACAGAGTGGAGCTCGTTTATATAGATGAATACCTAATTATGGCAGTTATTGTTATGGAGGATAGAAGAGTAAAAACTAAAAATATCCATTTACCTTATCCTATTACAAAAGATGAAGTAGATAAAAAAGTTGTTGAACTAAATGATAAGATTAAAAATAACGAAATTGCTATAAATGATATTGAAAAGTTCTTTACTGAAAGTTCAGACATCATCTATGAACATGATGATGAAGATGAACTTAGTAAATACTTTATCAATAATCTACCAGGTGTTTTAAAAGATAGAGATATTGAAGAAGTTACAGATGTAATTGAGTTTTTCAATGAAAGAAAAGATATCAGAGATCTATTTGAAAAACTTATAGAACAAAAGGCTAAAGAGAATTCAAAGACAAATGTTAATGTAATTCTTGGTGATGAATTAGGTATTAAAGAATTGGAAGATTTTAGTTTTGTCTATTCTATATATAATCTAGGTGGTGCCCAAGGAATTATAGGAGTTATGGGACCAAAGAGAATGGCATATTCTAAAACGATGGGGCTTATAAATCATGTTAGTAGGGAAGTTAATAAACTCATTAATTCAATGGAAAGAGAAAAAAATAAAAAAGTTTAGGAGGCAGTCAATGCAAGATAAAGATATTAAAGATGAGGTTTTAGAAGAGGATATAAATAAAGAGGAAGTTAAAGAAGAAGCTCATGAACATGAGCATGAACATAAACATGGTGGACACAGTTGTTGTGGAAAACATGGACATAAACATGAAGAAGAAATTGGAAAATTAAAAGCTGAAATAGAAAATTGGAAAAATGATTATTTAAGAAAACAAGCTGAATTTCAAAACTTTACTAAGAGAAAAGAAAAAGAAGTTGAAGAACTTAAAAAATTCGCTTCTGAAAAAATTATCACTCAATTTTTAGGAAGTTTAGATAACTTTGAAAGAGCTATTGAATCTTCTACTGAAAGTAAAGATTTTGACTCATTACTACAAGGTGTTGAAATGATAGTAAGAAATTTAAAAGATATCATGACTAGTGAAGGTGTTGAAGAAATTTCAACTGAAGGAGCTTTCAATCCAGAATATCATCATGCAGTTGGTGTTGAAGCATGCGAAGATAAAAAAGAAGATGAGATTGTAAAAGTATTACAAAAAGGTTATATGATGAAAGGTAAAGTTATCAGACCAGCAATGGTTATAGTATGTAAGAAATAAAAAATAAAATATAGATAGATTATAGGAGGAAAAAATGAGTAAAATAATAGGAATTGATTTAGGAACAACAAACTCTTGTGTGGCAGTAATGGAAGGTGGAAATGTAACAATAATACCAAACTCTGAAGGAGCTAGAACTACTCCATCAGTTGTAAATATCAAAGATAATGGAGAAGTAGTTGTAGGAGAAATAGCAAAAAGACAAGCTGTTACAAATCCTACTTCAACAGTAAGTTCAATCAAAACTCATATGGGTTCTGATTACAAAGTAGAAATCTTTGGAAAGAAATATACTCCACAAGAAATTTCTGCTAAAATATTACAAAAACTTAAAAAAGATGCTGAAGCTTACTTAGGAGAAGAAGTTAAAGAAGCAGTTATCACAGTACCAGCTTACTTTACTGACTCTCAAAGACAAGCTACAAAAGATGCTGGAACAATAGCAGGTCTAGATGTAAAAAGAATTATAAATGAACCAACTGCTGCTGCTCTTGCTTATGGACTTGAAAAGAAAAAAGAAGAAAAAGTATTAGTATTTGACCTTGGTGGAGGAACATTTGACGTATCTGTACTTGAAATATCTGATGGTGTTATAGAAGTTATATCAACAGCAGGAAACAACCACTTAGGTGGAGACAACTTTGACGATGAAATCATTAAATGGTTAGTTGCTGAATTTAAGAAAGAAAATGGTATAGATTTATCAAATGATAAAATGGCTTACCAAAGACTTAAAGATGCTGCTGAAAAAGCTAAAAAAGAATTATCAACATTAATGGAAACTTCAATTTCATTACCATTCATAACTATGGATGCAACAGGTCCTAAACACTTGGAAATGAAATTAACTAGAGCTAAATTCAATGATTTAACAAGACACCTTGTTGAAGCAACTCAAGGTCCTACAAAGACTGCTTTACAAGATGCTAACCTAAATGCTAGTCAAATAGATGAAATCTTACTTGTTGGAGGTTCTACAAGAATCCCTGCAGTTCAAGAATGGGTTGAAAACTTCTTTGGAAAGAAACCTAATAAAGGAATAAACCCTGATGAAGTTGTTGCTGCTGGAGCTGCTATACAAGGTGGAGTATTAATGGGAGATGTTAAAGATATATTACTTCTTGACGTAACTCCATTATCATTAGGAATTGAAACAGCAGGTGGAGTATTTACAAAGATGATAGAAAAGAATACTACTATCCCTGTTAAAAAATCTCAAGTATATTCAACTTATGCTGATAACCAAACAGCTGTTACTATAAATGTTTTACAAGGTGAAAGAGCAAGAGCTATTGATAACCATAGCTTAGGAAACTTCAACCTAGAAGGTATACCAGCTGCTCCAAGAGGTGTTCCTCAAATAGAAGTTACATTTGATATAGATGCCAATGGTATCGTTCATGTATCTGCTAAAGACTTAGGAACTGGTAAAGAAAATAATGTAACAATTTCTGGTTCAAGTAATCTTTCTAAAGCTGACATTGAAAGAATGACTAAAGAAGCTGAAGCTAATGCTGAAGAAGATAAGAAATTCCAAGAATTAGTTGAAGCTAGAAACAAAGCAGACCAATTAATCTCTGCAACTGAAAAAACTTTAAAAGAAAATCCTGATAAAGTAAGTGAAGGAGATAAG from Fusobacterium pseudoperiodonticum carries:
- the hrcA gene encoding heat-inducible transcriptional repressor HrcA; its protein translation is MRISEREKLVLNAIVDYYLTVGDTIGSRTLVKKYGIELSSATIRNVMADLEDMGFIEKTHTSSGRIPTDMGYKYYLTELLKVEKITQEEIENINNVYNRRVDELENILKQTSTLLSKLTNYAGIAVEPKPDNTKVDRVELVYIDEYLIMAVIVMEDRRVKTKNIHLPYPITKDEVDKKVVELNDKIKNNEIAINDIEKFFTESSDIIYEHDDEDELSKYFINNLPGVLKDRDIEEVTDVIEFFNERKDIRDLFEKLIEQKAKENSKTNVNVILGDELGIKELEDFSFVYSIYNLGGAQGIIGVMGPKRMAYSKTMGLINHVSREVNKLINSMEREKNKKV
- the grpE gene encoding nucleotide exchange factor GrpE, which encodes MQDKDIKDEVLEEDINKEEVKEEAHEHEHEHKHGGHSCCGKHGHKHEEEIGKLKAEIENWKNDYLRKQAEFQNFTKRKEKEVEELKKFASEKIITQFLGSLDNFERAIESSTESKDFDSLLQGVEMIVRNLKDIMTSEGVEEISTEGAFNPEYHHAVGVEACEDKKEDEIVKVLQKGYMMKGKVIRPAMVIVCKK
- a CDS encoding type II toxin-antitoxin system HicB family antitoxin, with protein sequence MNLTYPAIISHEDDVFYIGFPDIEENIEDCFYVTYGDSFNDAIEMGKEYLILKLEDYENNKKNFPKASSISDLKKKLKNNQEIVYITLNYEYEKSLIKLAYVKKTLTIPSYLDILAKNKNINFSQVLQNALKKELGIEK
- the dnaK gene encoding molecular chaperone DnaK translates to MSKIIGIDLGTTNSCVAVMEGGNVTIIPNSEGARTTPSVVNIKDNGEVVVGEIAKRQAVTNPTSTVSSIKTHMGSDYKVEIFGKKYTPQEISAKILQKLKKDAEAYLGEEVKEAVITVPAYFTDSQRQATKDAGTIAGLDVKRIINEPTAAALAYGLEKKKEEKVLVFDLGGGTFDVSVLEISDGVIEVISTAGNNHLGGDNFDDEIIKWLVAEFKKENGIDLSNDKMAYQRLKDAAEKAKKELSTLMETSISLPFITMDATGPKHLEMKLTRAKFNDLTRHLVEATQGPTKTALQDANLNASQIDEILLVGGSTRIPAVQEWVENFFGKKPNKGINPDEVVAAGAAIQGGVLMGDVKDILLLDVTPLSLGIETAGGVFTKMIEKNTTIPVKKSQVYSTYADNQTAVTINVLQGERARAIDNHSLGNFNLEGIPAAPRGVPQIEVTFDIDANGIVHVSAKDLGTGKENNVTISGSSNLSKADIERMTKEAEANAEEDKKFQELVEARNKADQLISATEKTLKENPDKVSEGDKKNIEGAIEELKKAKDGDDRGAIEAAIEKLSQASHKFAEDLYREAQAQQQAGANASSDNKADDVAEAEIVD